Below is a window of Jonesiaceae bacterium BS-20 DNA.
AGCTTGTTCACCCTCAACAAGAAGTGATAACACGTCTTGCGGAATTGGAATCTCATTGCGCAATGTCCACGCAAGGATTGGGGAAGTTTCCACTGAGAACTCTTTCTAGTCAAAGCGCCCAATACTGGACGTGATCTACATGCTATCCCGCAGTTAGACATGACAAGATGAGTAACCAGCCGTGGCTCAGAGATATCTCGCTTGCAGGCCTGACAAAACGGGCAGACAATTGCACCATGAGTGAAACCCAAGCTCCGCCAGCAGGTTCAGTTCCCACTCGCAAGGATTGGCTCGCTCTCGCTGTCCTTTCAACTGGACTCGGGCTCATAGTTCTTGACGGCACCATTGTGGGTGTCGCGCTCCCCGCCATCATCGAGGATCTAGGGCTCAGCCTTACCGATGCCCAATGGGTCAACAGCTTGTATGCGGTTTTGCTGGCGGCATTGCTTTTATCCACTGGAAAACTCGTTGACCGGTGGGGTCGCAAACGGATGTTCCTGTTTGGGCTCGCCGTTTTTGTTGCTGGAAGCTTGGTTGCGGCTCTTTCCGGCGCAGCGGATACGCTCGTTACCGCCCGTGCTGTTCAAGCAGTCGGAGCCGCCTTCATCATGCCATCGACGCTTTCTACCGTGAACGCTGTGTTCCGTGGCAAATACCGGGCTGCGGCTTTTGGGGTCTGGGGTGCGGTCATCTCCGGTGCGGCCGCGATTGGTCCCCTAGCTGGTGGTGCGCTGACACAGTTCGCATCTTGGCATTGGATCTTTCTGGTCAATATTCCATTGGGAATCATAGTTGCGGTTGCCGCCATTATGACCGTTCCGGAAACTCGCGGCGGAAAGCAGGCCCGTGGAGCTGACGTTGATGGTGCGCTCCTAAGCGCAATCGGGTTTGGCGCTCTCGTATTCGCCGTCATCGAAGGCCCCGACCTTGGTTGGTGGAAGCCCAAGGCAGAGCTCTCAGTATTTGGCCTGGTGTGGTCTAAGGACTCGACCCTATCCATCGTCCCAGTTGCTCTTGGCATCGCCGCAATCGCGTTGACACTCTTTGTTATCTGGGAGCGCCACCGGGCAAAAGTAAACCGGTCCGCAATTCTGGACCTTACGCTATTCAATTTCCCCACCTTCACTTGGGGCAATACCACTGCGGCGATGGTCGCTGTTGGTGAGTTTGCGATTATCTTTGTGCTTCCACTGTTCTTGATTAACGCCCTTGGTCTTTCAGTCATGGGCGCGGGACTAGTCCTAGCGGCTATGGCACTCGGCGCGTTCCTCTCCGGCGCCTCAGCACGGCACATCGCGGCCAAGTACGGCTCCCCCGGAACCGTACTCATTGGCCTTGGACTCGAGGTCATTGGAGTAATTGCGCTAGCCCTACTCATCCGTGGCACTACCGCGGGCTGGATTGTTGCACTTCCGCTGATCGTCTATGGGCTGGGCCTCGGATTGGCATCGGCCCAGTTGACCGGAACGGTGCTGCGAGACGTACCCGTTGAGGCATCGGGACAGGCCTCCGCAACCCAAAGCACCGTACGGCAGATCGGCTCCGCGCTGGGCACCGCTTTTTCTGGGACCGTGCTCTCGGTGACGCTCGCTATCAACCTGCCTGCGGCGCTCAAAGCGGCTGGTCTCACCGGTCCCCACGCGGACCAGTTAGCCGAGCAGACTCGCCAGTCCGCTGGAACCACCATCATGCAACTACGCATGCAGGGAGCCGGGAGTGCCATGGGCAAAGATACTCCCGCCGCCATCGATGCCCTCGTGAATGGATTCGCTACCTCCACCCGTTGGGCGTTACTCACCGCAACGGTATTCCTCACGTTGGGCTTTGTTGGCGCCGTGCGACTGCAACGCGCGGCAAGTAGGCCGCCTGGTCAGCAACAGTAATCTTGCGGTTCAGCCATTGTGCAAGTTTGCTTCCCTACCCCCGGCAGCTGTGGCAGGATGATCTAAGTCACAGCCGAAAGAAGCACAATGGAACTCAACAACCACAGCGATGATGCAACACAGCAGGAGGTCTCCAGACCCTTCCACCTTGGGCTTTGGCTGGCCATTGGAGTCGCCTGCGCAGTTGGTGGGATGCTCCCCTGGGTGATCACTGGAATGCGTCTCCCGTTACAAAATCTGTGGGCGACTCAAAGCCTGCCAGATGAAATGCCCTACGTACTGCTTCCATTCAACCAATATAAAATTTTCCTCCTTGCAAGCATCATGATCCTTGGCTCAACTACCGCAGGCCTGCTGGCACGCGGTTTGCATGACCGGATAGGCAGGTGGGGCCTGCCGGCGCTGGTTGCGGGAATATTGATCGTCCAAGTCGGCGCCGTTGTGCAAACCACGTTGGTTGTCAGTCGTGGTCTACAGGAACGACCGGAAGCTACGTTCTACCTCTCGATGCTTGTTATTGGTAGCGTCCTCGTAATTGCTTTGGGCCTCACAATTTTTTGGCTTCTAGTCAAGGCGCCAACTGCTGGGGTTGTCATTGCAGCGGCACTAGCCGCGGTGTTCACCACGCCGTGGCTCGCAGCGTTGCTGGCCCCCATGGGCTTCCCCACAAATCCGGTGATTGACCAACTGCTGGGTTACGTCAGGTTTGTTCCCGCGGTGCTGATTGGCATGGCCATAGCGTGGGGCGGGGTAAGGACAGTTGGGCGCGTATTCGCGGCAATCACAGCTCTCGGTTTACTCTGGCTTAGCCCCGCATTGATGACGAGCGTCAGTTCAGCCGCCGGCACCCGGGCGTTGGTGCGCTTCCCAGCCGAACTACTCGATTACGGTTACAGCGTTCTCGTTTTATCCGCTACAACGCCGTCCTTGGTTGTGCCACCACTCCTGCTGGCTATCTTGATCGCCACCGTTGGAATCATTGCGCAGCGGTTAGTTTCTAATTCAACTCCCACGGTCAATCCGTAGCGCATCAGTCACCTGCTGTCTCCCTGAGGGTCACCGGGTCAGTGATGCCGGGCTTGTAGACTAGGCAGTGTGCAAGAATACAGGCATGATCTTAGAAACTCTCGATCTCAATGGGACAGTCTTTCAGGTTCGCAAGGCGCAGACGGCAGACCTTAATGCCCTCATTGAGTTGATGACTAACGACCCTGTCCGCCAAGCAGAGACTTTCGCCCCTAATGCAAGTCTCGACGCCTACGAGGCCGCGTTCCAAGCAATCGACAGCGACCCAGCTCAACTGCTGGTGGTCGTCACCGACCAAGATGAAACCGTCGTTGCCACCATGCAACTCACCACCATCCCAGGATTGGCCCGTGCAGGAGCCACCCGCATGCAAATCGAGGCTGTGCGCGTAGCTCAGTCCCAACGCGGTATTGGGATTGGCTCCGCCATGATCGCGTGGGCGGTCGATCACGCACGACACCAAGGAATCGATTTAGTCCAGCTGACCAGCGATAACCAACGCAGCGACGCCCACCGCTTTTACGAGCGTCTTGGCTTTGCTGCTTCACACACGGGATTCAAACTCAAACTGTAACGGCCCACGCGCAGCCTTTGGCAGGTCTTTCCTGGTCAACATGCACTGAGACTTAGGCAGGCACATTCGCTAACTGCGTTAGATACAACGACGCTCGCAATCCCTGTACGGAATTGCGAGCGCAGTGGTTATCGCAGTGTAAGTCCTACTTTGTTAGTACTACTTGGCCTTCTTTGCAGCCCGCTTCTCTTTGAGTGTTTGTGTAGCAGGTTTCTTGACCGACTTTTGGCCCTTATCTTTTCCAGCCATTTCAACTCCCTCGTTTGAATTTGGTGGTACTGCTGAGACTAACAGGGCGTGGCCCATTTGGGTACGGAATTATCTGTTCCCCAACATCTACTCTGGTTTGGCACAACCCAACAGGCTTTTTGCCAAATTTAGGCGGTTGTCTCTTGGCCGCGTAAGACTTCCGTAAGTGTCAGCGGTGCTTCACCCGTCAGCTCGTAAACCGCGTTGGTAACCGCCGCTAGTTCGCCTGCCGCAATGGCCGTGTAAGTAGATACCCACGCATCAAGTTCCCAATCAGGCGCACCATACTTCGCGCGCGACTCATATGCCTGTTTTACTGTCTCTTCCTCGTACACCGTTGCCCTACCTGTAACGTCTGAAATGATTCCCGCAGCTTGGCGCAATGTCAGCGCTTCGGGCCCGGTGAGGTCGTAGGTTTTCCCCGCGTGCTTGGCCGGATCCACTAGGACCGCACCTGCGCATCTGGCCACATCCATACGGGCCACTCCACCGACTAAGCCCTGACCTGCCGGTCCGCGAATGACCCCGTCTTGATCCGCTAGTTGCGGTAGAAAATCGAGGTAGAAGGAGTCCCGCAGGAACGTCCACGCCATACCAGATTCTTTGAGGGCTTCCTCTGTAGCAAAGTGGTCCCGAGCCAAGGTAAAGGTCGCGGTTGGGCTTGCCCCAATGAACGACGTATAGACCACGTGCTTGACGTTAGCTGCCGCAGCAGCGCGAACGAACGTGCGGTGCTGGTCTAGTCGGTCCTGGCTTTCAGAGCCCGAGACCATGAACAAGACTTCACAGCCTTCAAGCGCTTTTACCGATGCCTCAAAGTCACCGTAGTTGGCCTGCCGGACCTCGTGGTCTCCACTAGGGGCCCGCAATGGATCACGCACAATAAGGGTTGGGCTTTGTCCTTGGTCCAGGAGCAGTCTTAGGACCGCTCCGCCAAGATGCCCCGTAGATCCGGTTACCGTAATAGTGTTTGGCGCAGTCATGGCTCTAGTCTCTCGCATTTACCAATGCCAAGTACACCGCCACGTCAGTTGGTTTAGTAGGAGCGCAATAAAATACTCGGTCCGGGTGCCAAACTAGTGCACGGTTGTCAGCTAGCGCCCAGCACAAACGCCATGACCGCCTGCTGGACAGGTAGGAGCGAGCGTTTGAACTCGTACCCCACAAATGCTGGGTGCTCGATTGCGTCGCCACTAACTTCCCTGCCCCGAATAAATGGCGGGCAAGGCACTAGTTTCACTCGAGCCGGCGCATGAGCAAGGACCTCGGCGGTTACCTGGAACGGTGCCAGCACGGCCGCGTGCTTACCTGGCCCATCGGTCAAGATGACATCGGCTTCGGCAACCGCTTGCAATAGATCATCGGTCCATGCGAGCCCGGGAATGGCCAATTCCTTTGGACAGCACTGAACGATGTCAAGGTTGAACACTTGTGCTGCTTCCCACCACGCCCTGGCGATGTTCCCGTCCGCCCCCACAAACACGTACTTGAGCTGAGTAAGATCACGGTCACGTCCAAGCGTGAACAGGTCTGACAACACCTCGCACGGGTGGTTCACATCGGTCATCGCGTTAATTACCGGCAACGCGTTGGCCTGCGCTAATTCCTCGAGGACAGCGATATTTGGGTGGCGGGCAATGACAACATTTGCCCACTGGGCTAGGTATCCCGCTACGTCAGCGAGCGCTTCGGGCTTGTCTAGGGTTTGGGGTGGAAAAGTGACCGGTTGCAGGCCCAGTTGGGCTGCGCCCAACTCAAAGGTGGTCCGGGTTCGCAATGAGGAATCGGGAAAGAACATCACGGCTGCGCCGGGAATCTGAGGCCCGGTTCCACGCCCATAGCGATGGGCCAGTGCAAACACTTCTGCAATGTCGGCGGCGGTGAAATCGGTCAGGCGGATAAGGTGGCGCACCAGGCAATGC
It encodes the following:
- a CDS encoding MFS transporter; this translates as MSETQAPPAGSVPTRKDWLALAVLSTGLGLIVLDGTIVGVALPAIIEDLGLSLTDAQWVNSLYAVLLAALLLSTGKLVDRWGRKRMFLFGLAVFVAGSLVAALSGAADTLVTARAVQAVGAAFIMPSTLSTVNAVFRGKYRAAAFGVWGAVISGAAAIGPLAGGALTQFASWHWIFLVNIPLGIIVAVAAIMTVPETRGGKQARGADVDGALLSAIGFGALVFAVIEGPDLGWWKPKAELSVFGLVWSKDSTLSIVPVALGIAAIALTLFVIWERHRAKVNRSAILDLTLFNFPTFTWGNTTAAMVAVGEFAIIFVLPLFLINALGLSVMGAGLVLAAMALGAFLSGASARHIAAKYGSPGTVLIGLGLEVIGVIALALLIRGTTAGWIVALPLIVYGLGLGLASAQLTGTVLRDVPVEASGQASATQSTVRQIGSALGTAFSGTVLSVTLAINLPAALKAAGLTGPHADQLAEQTRQSAGTTIMQLRMQGAGSAMGKDTPAAIDALVNGFATSTRWALLTATVFLTLGFVGAVRLQRAASRPPGQQQ
- a CDS encoding SDR family oxidoreductase; translated protein: MTAPNTITVTGSTGHLGGAVLRLLLDQGQSPTLIVRDPLRAPSGDHEVRQANYGDFEASVKALEGCEVLFMVSGSESQDRLDQHRTFVRAAAAANVKHVVYTSFIGASPTATFTLARDHFATEEALKESGMAWTFLRDSFYLDFLPQLADQDGVIRGPAGQGLVGGVARMDVARCAGAVLVDPAKHAGKTYDLTGPEALTLRQAAGIISDVTGRATVYEEETVKQAYESRAKYGAPDWELDAWVSTYTAIAAGELAAVTNAVYELTGEAPLTLTEVLRGQETTA
- a CDS encoding GNAT family N-acetyltransferase, translated to MILETLDLNGTVFQVRKAQTADLNALIELMTNDPVRQAETFAPNASLDAYEAAFQAIDSDPAQLLVVVTDQDETVVATMQLTTIPGLARAGATRMQIEAVRVAQSQRGIGIGSAMIAWAVDHARHQGIDLVQLTSDNQRSDAHRFYERLGFAASHTGFKLKL
- a CDS encoding ornithine carbamoyltransferase — its product is MRHLIRLTDFTAADIAEVFALAHRYGRGTGPQIPGAAVMFFPDSSLRTRTTFELGAAQLGLQPVTFPPQTLDKPEALADVAGYLAQWANVVIARHPNIAVLEELAQANALPVINAMTDVNHPCEVLSDLFTLGRDRDLTQLKYVFVGADGNIARAWWEAAQVFNLDIVQCCPKELAIPGLAWTDDLLQAVAEADVILTDGPGKHAAVLAPFQVTAEVLAHAPARVKLVPCPPFIRGREVSGDAIEHPAFVGYEFKRSLLPVQQAVMAFVLGAS